A stretch of Vigna angularis cultivar LongXiaoDou No.4 chromosome 4, ASM1680809v1, whole genome shotgun sequence DNA encodes these proteins:
- the LOC108330185 gene encoding fatty alcohol:caffeoyl-CoA acyltransferase: MASPWVQELHIHHFTIPVTIDRMSSVMPSRPIPVKPGDTLYLSNLDDMIGARVFTPTVYFYQLHSTASSQKPVTKILQCALADVLVPYYPLSGRLRETKNGKLEVFFGPEQGALIVEARSDVALTELGDLTAPNPAWEPLIFKFPNEEQYKVLEMPLVIAQVTLFRCGGFSLGLRLCHCICDGMGAMQFLGAWAATARTGMPVIDPVPCWDREVFRPRDPPVVKFPHLEFMRIEEGSNLTMTLWQTKPVQKCYRIKREFQNRVKALAQPYDAAGCTTFDAMAAHIWRSWVKALDVRPLDYQLRLTFSVNARHKLRNPALKEGFYGNVVCVACTRSTVSELVHGELPETTLLVREARQSVSEEYLRSTVDYVEVDRPRQLEFGGKLTITQWTRFSIYKCADFGWGRPLYAGPIDLTPTPQVCVFLPEGEADCSDASMIVCICLPESAAQKFTQALLLHSDF, translated from the coding sequence ATGGCTTCTCCATGGGTTCAAGAGCTCCATATTCATCACTTCACCATTCCTGTAACCATTGATAGAATGTCTTCTGTTATGCCGTCAAGGCCTATTCCTGTTAAACCAGGTGACACTTTATACCTTTCCAATCTCGATGACATGATTGGAGCTCGTGTTTTCACACCTACAGTGTATTTTTATCAGTTACACAGCACTGCCTCTTCCCAAAAACCTGTCACAAAAATACTACAATGTGCTCTCGCTGATGTTTTAGTGCCTTACTACCCTTTATCAGGCAGGCTCAGAGAGACGAAGAATGGTAAACTAGAAGTGTTTTTTGGACCGGAGCAAGGAGCACTCATTGTTGAGGCACGATCTGATGTTGCCTTAACTGAATTAGGAGACCTCACAGCTCCGAACCCGGCTTGGGAGCCTTTGATCTTCAAGTTTCCCAATGAAGAACAATACAAAGTCCTGGAAATGCCACTGGTCATTGCTCAGGTGACCCTTTTCCGATGCGGTGGTTTTAGCCTTGGTTTGAGGCTTTGCCATTGCATCTGTGATGGAATGGGAGCCATGCAATTTCTGGGTGCATGGGCTGCTACTGCAAGAACAGGGATGCCGGTTATAGACCCCGTGCCTTGTTGGGACAGGGAAGTTTTCCGGCCACGTGATCCACCGGTGGTTAAATTTCCTCACTTGGAGTTTATGAGAATTGAAGAGGGCTCCAACCTAACAATGACACTGTGGCAAACCAAACCGGTTCAGAAGTGTTACAGGATCAAGCGCGAGTTCCAGAATCGCGTGAAAGCTCTTGCTCAGCCATATGACGCTGCAGGTTGCACCACTTTTGATGCCATGGCAGCTCATATATGGAGATCATGGGTGAAAGCTCTTGATGTGAGGCCACTAGATTACCAGCTTAGGTTAACGTTTTCGGTGAATGCTCGGCACAAGCTGAGAAACCCAGCACTGAAAGAAGGGTTTTATGGAAATGTGGTGTGTGTTGCATGCACAAGAAGCACTGTCTCTGAGCTTGTGCATGGAGAATTACCCGAGACAACCCTTTTGGTTCGAGAGGCCAGACAGAGTGTGTCCGAGGAGTATTTGAGATCTACAGTGGATTATGTCGAAGTGGATAGGCCAAGACAACTTGAGTTTGGTGGGAAACTAACAATAACTCAATGGACAAGGTTCTCAATATACAAGTGTGCAGATTTTGGGTGGGGTAGGCCACTCTATGCTGGTCCTATAGATTTAACTCCCACACCTCAAGTTTGTGTCTTTCTTCCTGAAGGAGAAGCTGATTGCAGTGATGCTTCTATGATCGTGTGCATATGCTTgcctgagtctgctgctcaaaAGTTTACACAAGCTTTGTTGCTCCATTCTGATTTTTGA